In the genome of Carnobacterium viridans, one region contains:
- a CDS encoding Stp1/IreP family PP2C-type Ser/Thr phosphatase, whose protein sequence is MEVVFRSDTGKKRKNNQDFAGYFINKQNVTLAILCDGMGGHRGGDVASEMAVSHLGHSWEESDVQNAEQITQWMLTRISRENKRILEKSRKFSDLEGMGTTLVATALVEQEFVIANIGDSRGYHYTGGRLSQVTEDHSLVNELLKSGEISSEDAENHPRKNVLTRSLGVTDEIDIDVTILPALPNDQMLLCSDGLTNMVEDEAIKEVLSTQKSLDEKVETLITMANEHGGYDNITIILVHTNAEGRGSIHGNR, encoded by the coding sequence ATGGAAGTTGTATTTCGCAGTGATACCGGCAAGAAGAGGAAAAACAATCAAGATTTCGCCGGTTATTTTATAAATAAACAAAATGTTACATTGGCAATTTTGTGTGATGGGATGGGTGGACATCGAGGTGGAGATGTGGCTAGTGAAATGGCCGTTTCGCATTTAGGTCATTCATGGGAAGAATCTGATGTTCAAAATGCTGAGCAGATCACACAATGGATGTTAACACGCATCAGTCGAGAAAATAAACGCATCCTTGAAAAATCACGCAAATTTTCTGATTTAGAAGGAATGGGAACAACACTTGTTGCTACAGCACTTGTAGAACAAGAATTTGTGATAGCGAATATTGGCGACAGTAGAGGGTACCACTATACTGGAGGGCGTTTAAGCCAAGTGACAGAAGACCATTCATTGGTCAATGAATTGCTTAAAAGTGGAGAAATCTCTTCAGAAGACGCTGAAAATCATCCTAGAAAGAATGTGTTGACTCGTTCTTTGGGTGTTACAGATGAGATAGATATTGATGTAACCATTTTACCAGCCTTACCTAACGACCAAATGTTGCTCTGTTCAGATGGATTGACAAATATGGTTGAAGATGAAGCGATAAAGGAAGTTTTAAGTACTCAAAAATCACTAGATGAAAAGGTTGAAACGCTAATTACTATGGCTAATGAGCATGGAGGTTATGACAATATAACCATTATATTAGTTCATACAAATGCAGAAGGGAGGGGTAGCATTCATGGAAATAGGTAA